TGCGCGAGCTGGACAAGCAGCCCGGCAGGTACGACCTCTCCAACCTCAAGGCCATGGGCATCGGCGGCGCGGCGGCGCCGGAGGGGATGATCCGGGGCTTCAAGGAGCGCCACGGGCTCACCGTGCTGCACGCCTGGGGGATGACCGAGATGGCGCCCGTCGGGACCGCCGGGCACCTCACCAGCGATCTGTTGCAGGAGCCGGAGGACGTGCAGTACCGCTACCGGGCCAAGCAGGGCATCCCCCTGCCGTTCATCGAGATCCGGGCCCGCGGCGCCGACGGGCTGGTGCCCTGGGACGGCGAGACCATGGGCGAGCTGGAGGTGCGCGGTCCGACGGTTGCGAGCTCCTACTACGAGGCACCCGAGGCGGCGGACAAGTTCACCGAGGACGGCTGGTTCCGCACCGGGGACATCGTCACCATAGACGAGCGGGGCTACATCGAGATCCGGGACCGCGACAAAGACCTCGTCAAGAGCGGAGGCGAGTGGATCTCCTCGGTCGAGCTGGAGAACGCACTCATGGGCCACCCGGCGGTCGCCGAGGCCGCGGTCATCGCCGTACCCCACCCCAAGTGGCAGGAGCGGCCGCTCGCCGTGGTGGTGCTCAAGGAAGGCGAGAGCGCGACGGCCGAGGAGCTCATCCAGTACATCGCCCCCAAGTTCCAGAAGTGGCAGCTGCCGGACGCCGTGGAGTTCGTGGAAGAGATCCCGAAGACCGCGACCGGTAAGTTCCTGAAGACCCGCCTGCGCGAGCGGTTCAGAAACTACCAGCTCGCCAAGAGCTAGAGCCCGCAAAAGAAGAGAGGTCGGCGGACATACACGAGGGGCGGCCCTGGAGGGGCCGCCCCTCTTTCCGGTATAGAATGCTTCGGCAGGCTCCGGAAGCTCGAAGAGGAGGGGGAGGTTGAAGGAGATCATCTTCCAGCAGGATGTACCGGCGAGGATGAGGGACGGGGTGACGCTGTACTCGAACGTCTACCGTCCGGCGGAGGGCGGTCCCTACCCGGTGCTCCTCACCCGGCTGCCCTACGGGAAAGACCTTCCCCGGGACGCCACCTACTTCGACCCCGTAAAGGCCGCCCTGCGCGGCTACATAGTGGTGGTGCAGGACGTGCGGGGCAGGTTCCGCTCCGAGGGAGAGTTCTCCCCCTACTCGCAGGAGTTCGAGGACGGGCACGACACCGTGCAGTGGGCCGCCAGGCTCCCAGGCTCCGACGGCCGGGTGGGGATGTGGGGGCTCTCCTACTACGGCAAGACCCAGTGGCACGCCGCCGTCATGCAACCCCCCGCCTTGAGGAGCCTCGCGCCGGGCATCACGTGGGGCAACCACCTCAATGGGGCGCAGCTGCGCGGCGGGGTGCAGGAGCTCGGGATCATCTACTACTGGGCCGAGTCGGCCATCGCCCCGGACCTCCTCTTCCGGCGCCATGGCCGCGACCGCAAGAAGCTCTCCGAGAAGCTCCCCGAGCTCCTCGACGTCATAGACACCATCCTCTCCGGCGGGGGCTACGACGTCCTGCCCACCCTGGAGCTCCCCGACCCCGACGGGCTGGCGGGCTTCGTCCTCGGCGGACTCAGGCGAGGGGTGGACGACGAGGTCTACCGGTACTTCAACATAGACGGCAAGTACGACCGCATCGGGGCGCCCAGCTTCCACATCGGGGGCTGGTACGACTGCTTCATCGGGGAGACGCTGCGGCAGTACGAAGCCATGAAGCAGCGCTCCGCGCGGACGGGCATGCAGCCCCCGCGCCTGCTCGTCGGGCCCTGGACCCACGCGAACTTCGGTAGCACCCAGGGCGAGCTCGACTTCGGGATGGCGAGCTCCGGGGCCTTCGTCAACGCCCGGGGAGACCTGACCGAACGCCAGCTCCGCTGGTTCGACGCCACCCTCAAGGGCGACGAGAGCGCTCTGGAGGCCGATCCTCCGGTGGAGGTCTTCGTGATGGGCGAGAACCGCTGGCGCTCCTACGAGGAGTGGCCGGTGCCCGAAAGCCGCACGGAGGAGTGGCACCTCCATCCCGGCGGCCGGCTCTCCCGGCAGGCCCCGCCCCGGAGCGAGCCCGACGCCTACGACTACGATCCGCAAAACCCCGTTCCCACTCGCGGCGGTGCAACGCTTCTGGCGCCCCTCCACCCCTCGGGGCCGGTCGACCAGCGCCCCATAGAGGAACGACCCGACGTGCTCGTCTACACCAGCGACCCGCTGTCCGAGGACTACACCATCCTCGGCCCCGTGTGGGCGACGCTCTTCGCCGCCTCCTCGGCCCCGGACACCGACTTCGTCGTGCGACTCACCGACGTTCACCCCGACGGCCGGTCCATCCTCATCACCGACGGCATCATCCGGGCCAGCGCCCGGGAGAGCTATCCGGCGCCGGCGATGATCTCCCCTCAGAAACCCTCGCTCATCGAGCCGGGGAGGGTCTACGAGTACTGCGTGGACCTGTGGGCCACCGGGATCACGCTGCGCGCCGGCCACCGGCTGCGGGTGGCCGTCACCTCCAGCTCCCACCCGCGCTGGGAACGCAACCTCAACACCGGCGAGAGCGCCGCGGTCTCCTCCCGGAGCCAGGTGGCGCGTCAGCGCATCTTCCACGACCGGGAGCGCCCCAGCCGGGTGACGCTCACGGTCGTCGGGCGGTAGACTCTCCCCGGGACGCCGAGGCTCAGGAAGAGGAGGAGAAGCGTATGGGCGAGCCGGTGATACTCGAGGCGGTGCGCACCCCGTTCGCGAGGAGGGACGGCGCGCTGCGCGAGACGAGGCCCGACGAGCTGCTGGCCGGTGCTTTGAGCGGGCTCGTGGAGCGTGTGGGGCTGGATCCCGGCCTGGTGGAGGATGTGATCTGCGGCTGCGTCACCCAGACCGGCGAGCAGGGAGCCAACGTAGGCCGGCTGGCGGTGATGCTCGCCGGGTTCCCCGTGGAGGTCCCCGCGGTGACCCTGAACCGCATGTGCGGCTCCAGCCAGCAGGCCGTCCACTTCGCCGCCCAAGCCATAGCCGCCGGCGACATGGCCTACGCCATCGGCTGCGGGGTGGAGAGCATGACCCGCGTCCCCATGTTCAGCGACATCCACGGGGGGTTCGAGCGGTTGAACCCGCGCCTCCTGCGGGAGCGGGAGCTCATCCACCAGGGCGAGAGCGCCGAGCGCATAGCCGAGCGCTGGAAGATAACCCGCGAGGACGCCGACTCTCTATCCGCCGAGAGCCACCGGCGGGCGAGCGCGAGAAAGGAGCACCCCGAGATCCTGCCCACCCGCGGCCTCGATGCGGAGGGGGGCGAGATCGAGCTCGCCTCCGACGAGGGCGTCCGCCACAGGGTCGACCCAGAGAAGATGGCGCAGCTCCGGCCGGTCTTCCGCGAGGATGGGATCGTCACCGCGGGCAACTCCTCCCAGATCTCCGACGGCGCCTCCGCCGTGCTCGTCGCCGACCGCGAGGCCGCCGAGGCAGACGGCTTGAGGCCGAAGGCCCGCTTCCTGGCCCGGGTCGCCGTGGGCGACGACCCGACCATGCAGCTCACCGGCGTCATCCCGGCGACGCGGCTCGCGCTCAAGAAGGCGGGAATTTCGATCGCCGACCTCGACTGGATCGAGGTGAACGAAGCCTTCGCGACCGTCGTCCTCGCCTGGGCCGCCGAGCTGGAGCCGGACATGGAGAAGGTCAACCCGTGGGGAGGAGCGATCGCCCACGGTCACCCTCTGGGCGCGACCGGCGGCGGGCTCATGGCGAAGATGCTCCACGGGCTCGAGGCCACGGACGGGCAGCTCGGGCTGCAGGTCATGTGCATCGGGCACGGGATGGCGACCGCAACGGTGATCGAGCGGCTCTGAGCCCGCGGCGTCTGGCTCAGGCATCCCGGGGCCGGAAGGAGACCAGCGTCACCGACCGGGCGGATCGCTCGAGAGCCAGGCGCTGCGGCCAGCACCCTCACCGCGACCGGATGCCGGACGGCGTACTCCGTGAGCGCGGCGTACGCCTCCCCTTCGGAGGGAACCCGGTGCTCCGGTTCGTAGCGCCCCCTGCCGGTCCGCACCTCGAGCGCCGGGCGTACCTCGATGTTCCTGTACCGGTCGGCCCTCTCGCCCCGCGCCTCCGCTCACTCCCGATCGCCCGCCGGTCTCTCCGGCAACACGCAGAAATCTCCTCCGGAGAAGCCGACCGGGCGCACCCCGAAGACGCGGTTGAAGCGCGCCCGGTAGTTCTCCCAGGCGATTGCAGCGGCAAGCTCCACGAGCTGCGCCTCGTCGAAGTGACGGCGCAGCTTCATTGAGAGCTCCGGCGGGATCTCCACGGGGGTCTCGGCCATCTCCTCGGCGAGCCAGATCGCCAGCCGCTCCTCCTCCGAGAAGGCCGCGCTCTCCCGGTAGCGCGGCAGCTCGCGCAGCTGTTCTTCGGTCACGCCCAGCTCCCTGCCCACGGCAGAGCCGATGTCCATTCAGAAGGGGCACCCGACGAGCGAGCTCGTCTTGAGCTCGGCGAGCGCCTTGATGCGGCCTTCCACCCGCCCGCTCACGAGCAGCGCGCTCTCGTAGCTCCCCACCGCCGCCAGGATGGCGGGTCTTTGGATCAGGAGCCGCACCAGGTCCGGCACCCGCTCGTAGCGGGTCCGGGCGAAGACCTTCAGGGGGGCGAGCAGGTTCCTCACTCTCATGACGCTCCTCCTCTAATCTCCGAGCGGCTCGAGCTCGATGTGCACCGTCCTGTAGCCCTGCAGGCGGTGGAAAAGCGGGACCAGAAGGCCGTGCAGGATCGGGTACTTGCGGGCCAGGAGTTTTGCGGCGCGCTCCGACTCCTCGCCGGAGAGCACCCGGGCGCGGGCCCGGATCGCCGGTCCGGTGGGCCTGCCGCGCGGGGTGGAGGGTGAGATCTCGACCTCCGGGTTGTTCCGGATGCGCCGGAACTTCCACGCCGCATCCCAGGTGCGGGTGAAGGCGCGGTCCCCTTCCACGACGATGCTGACCGGCGTCCCCACAGGGGTCCCGTCGCGCCTGTAGGTGGTGAGCAGGACCGCCCACTGGTCGGTGAGCGGTTCGAGGGCCAGCTTCGGGATCATCTTCAGACCTCCTCCAGCGGTGGTATGCTCCGGAGCTTCTCCGGGTTGACGACGAAGCGGATGGCCGCGATACGGCCCCCGGAGATATCGAAGGTCGCCGCCCCCTGCGGGCTTCCGTCCGGGTGGTAGGTGATGAGTCCTGGCTGTCCGTTGACGCGGGCGAACCGGATCTCGAGCCCCTCCGGCGCCTCGGGGATCACACCCAGGAGGAAGCGGGCCACCCTGTCGGGGCCGTGGATGGGGTTGCGCGCCGCGCGCACCCTGCCGCCGCCGTCCGTCCACAGGGTTATCTCCTCGGACATCAGTTCGAGCAGGCCCTCCATGTCGCCGCTCATGCACGCCTCGACGAAACGCCGCACCAGACGTTCCCCCTGCCCGGGGACCGGATCGAAGCGGGGGCGGCGGGCGGCGACCGCCTCTCTGGCGCGGCGGGAGATCTGGCGGCAGTTCGCCTCGCTCCTGCCGACGATTCGTGAGATCTCCGCGTAGTCGTAGTCGAAGACCTCCCGCAACACAAACACCGCCCGTTCCACGGGAGAGAGGCTCTCCAGCAGCACCAGGAACGCCATCGAGAGCGTCTCGTCGAGGACCGCCGGATCTCCCGCGGGCTCGACCGCGAGCGGCTCCGGCAGCCACGGCCCCACGTACTCCTCCCGTCGGGCCCGCGCCGAGCGCAACTGGTCTATGCACAGCCGGGTGACGATGGACGAGAGGTAGGACTTCGGGGATCTCACCTCCCCATCCTCGACCTTCCGCCAGCGCACGAACGCCTCCTGCACGACATCCTCTGCGTCCATGACGCTGCCGAGCATCCGGTAGGCGATGGAGAACAGCAGGGGCCGGTGCTCCTCGAAGACCTCGTCCCGACTCATCGCGCCTCCGCTTCGGCGGGGACGTCGTCGGGCTCCGGAGTGTCCGCCGCCCGGGAGAGCCCACGCACCGCCCAGAACCCGACCGCGAGCCCGAGGGCGTCCAGGGGCACCAGCAGCGCCGCCGAAGCCCGGAAGGCCGTCTGCCAGGCCCCTGGCTCCAGGGCGAGGGCGTTGTCCGGGCCGGGGATCAGGAAGTGGTTGGCGACCCCGAAGACGAGAGAGCCCGCCATCGAAACGGCGAGCAGCCACGCCCCCGCCCGGCGAAACCGGCCCCAGAGCAGGACCGCAGCCACCACCGGGGCCAGGAAGATGACCAGGTACACGTAGGCCCGCTGCCAGGCGGCGAGCGGCACCTCGGCCCCGGCGTGAGAGACGCCGTGCAGCACGTTCCCCGCCGTCACCGCAACCGCAGCGAGAGTCCCGTACAGAGCCGTCTTGCGCATCGTTCGCCTCGCTCCTCCATGCTACTCCTCACACCAGTAGGACGAGATAGCGAGGCGCGCTGTGACGCGGGGGAGCGGGCGGCTCTAGCCTCCCCCGGCCTTTAGAGCACCCATCACGGCCTCCGGGATGCGCGTGGCGCGCCCGCTGGAGAGCCTGATGCAGGCGTGACGCGTGTAGCCGGTCGCGACCGCCTCGCCGTCGCGCAGCACCTCGTAGTCGAAGCGCAGCGAGGTCCGGCCCAGATCCGAGAGCCGGGTCCGCAACACCAGCTCGTCGTCGAAGCGAGCGGCGCGGTGGTAGAAGACCCGCGCCTCGACCAC
The Rubrobacter xylanophilus genome window above contains:
- a CDS encoding CocE/NonD family hydrolase, whose product is MKEIIFQQDVPARMRDGVTLYSNVYRPAEGGPYPVLLTRLPYGKDLPRDATYFDPVKAALRGYIVVVQDVRGRFRSEGEFSPYSQEFEDGHDTVQWAARLPGSDGRVGMWGLSYYGKTQWHAAVMQPPALRSLAPGITWGNHLNGAQLRGGVQELGIIYYWAESAIAPDLLFRRHGRDRKKLSEKLPELLDVIDTILSGGGYDVLPTLELPDPDGLAGFVLGGLRRGVDDEVYRYFNIDGKYDRIGAPSFHIGGWYDCFIGETLRQYEAMKQRSARTGMQPPRLLVGPWTHANFGSTQGELDFGMASSGAFVNARGDLTERQLRWFDATLKGDESALEADPPVEVFVMGENRWRSYEEWPVPESRTEEWHLHPGGRLSRQAPPRSEPDAYDYDPQNPVPTRGGATLLAPLHPSGPVDQRPIEERPDVLVYTSDPLSEDYTILGPVWATLFAASSAPDTDFVVRLTDVHPDGRSILITDGIIRASARESYPAPAMISPQKPSLIEPGRVYEYCVDLWATGITLRAGHRLRVAVTSSSHPRWERNLNTGESAAVSSRSQVARQRIFHDRERPSRVTLTVVGR
- a CDS encoding thiolase family protein, with amino-acid sequence MGEPVILEAVRTPFARRDGALRETRPDELLAGALSGLVERVGLDPGLVEDVICGCVTQTGEQGANVGRLAVMLAGFPVEVPAVTLNRMCGSSQQAVHFAAQAIAAGDMAYAIGCGVESMTRVPMFSDIHGGFERLNPRLLRERELIHQGESAERIAERWKITREDADSLSAESHRRASARKEHPEILPTRGLDAEGGEIELASDEGVRHRVDPEKMAQLRPVFREDGIVTAGNSSQISDGASAVLVADREAAEADGLRPKARFLARVAVGDDPTMQLTGVIPATRLALKKAGISIADLDWIEVNEAFATVVLAWAAELEPDMEKVNPWGGAIAHGHPLGATGGGLMAKMLHGLEATDGQLGLQVMCIGHGMATATVIERL
- a CDS encoding carboxymuconolactone decarboxylase family protein, which produces MDIGSAVGRELGVTEEQLRELPRYRESAAFSEEERLAIWLAEEMAETPVEIPPELSMKLRRHFDEAQLVELAAAIAWENYRARFNRVFGVRPVGFSGGDFCVLPERPAGDRE
- a CDS encoding PPOX class F420-dependent oxidoreductase; protein product: MIPKLALEPLTDQWAVLLTTYRRDGTPVGTPVSIVVEGDRAFTRTWDAAWKFRRIRNNPEVEISPSTPRGRPTGPAIRARARVLSGEESERAAKLLARKYPILHGLLVPLFHRLQGYRTVHIELEPLGD
- a CDS encoding RNA polymerase sigma-70 factor — translated: MSRDEVFEEHRPLLFSIAYRMLGSVMDAEDVVQEAFVRWRKVEDGEVRSPKSYLSSIVTRLCIDQLRSARARREEYVGPWLPEPLAVEPAGDPAVLDETLSMAFLVLLESLSPVERAVFVLREVFDYDYAEISRIVGRSEANCRQISRRAREAVAARRPRFDPVPGQGERLVRRFVEACMSGDMEGLLELMSEEITLWTDGGGRVRAARNPIHGPDRVARFLLGVIPEAPEGLEIRFARVNGQPGLITYHPDGSPQGAATFDISGGRIAAIRFVVNPEKLRSIPPLEEV
- a CDS encoding thioesterase family protein; translated protein: MIHTTTVRVRYSETDAQGVVNNGNYLSYFEVGRVEWLRAAGLSYRGLEERGYGFVVVEARVFYHRAARFDDELVLRTRLSDLGRTSLRFDYEVLRDGEAVATGYTRHACIRLSSGRATRIPEAVMGALKAGGG